In one window of Gemmatimonadota bacterium DNA:
- a CDS encoding class I SAM-dependent RNA methyltransferase translates to MTAPRAALRYDCFAIAAPGLESLVAHELVSLGVADATAVPGGVEFGADAARLAAVQLRTRTATRVIVRLAQFRAKAFHELERAARQVEWARVLPAGARFRLRVTCRKSRLYHSDAVAERVAAAIVRGVPGATFEQGAHADDEADEATGATPTDGLPAQLFIVRFDHDTCTISADASGDLLHRRGYRLAVGRAPLRETLAAAMLVGAEFDPAQPLVDPMCGSGTIAIEAAMMARRIAPGLARRFASERWPETPAGTWTAARRAAEAEIRPATGMPIIAADRDAGAVANARSNAARAGVGEQIEFRVAALSALEVPSAPRGLLIANPPYGVRVGETPALRDLFARLGQVARERCEGWRVVLLSADRALDAQVKLPFTEVLATSNGGIAVRLVAADVGADVGAAPSRGGTTSRAATKRSRR, encoded by the coding sequence GTGACCGCCCCGCGCGCCGCCCTCCGATACGACTGCTTCGCCATCGCCGCGCCGGGGCTCGAGTCCCTCGTCGCGCACGAACTCGTCTCCCTCGGTGTCGCCGATGCGACGGCGGTGCCGGGCGGCGTGGAGTTCGGGGCCGATGCCGCGCGGCTCGCGGCGGTGCAGCTGCGCACCCGCACGGCGACCCGCGTGATCGTGCGGCTCGCGCAGTTCCGGGCGAAGGCCTTCCACGAGCTCGAGCGCGCGGCGCGACAGGTGGAGTGGGCGCGTGTCCTTCCGGCCGGCGCGCGCTTCCGCCTGCGCGTGACCTGTCGCAAGTCGCGCCTCTACCACTCGGATGCGGTCGCGGAGCGCGTCGCGGCCGCGATCGTGCGCGGGGTGCCGGGTGCGACGTTCGAGCAGGGCGCGCACGCGGACGACGAGGCGGACGAGGCGACGGGCGCGACCCCGACCGACGGACTGCCCGCGCAGCTCTTCATCGTGCGCTTCGACCACGACACCTGCACCATCTCGGCGGATGCGTCGGGCGACCTCCTGCATCGCCGCGGGTACCGCCTCGCGGTCGGGCGCGCGCCGCTGCGCGAGACGCTCGCCGCGGCGATGCTCGTGGGCGCCGAGTTCGATCCGGCGCAGCCGCTCGTGGACCCGATGTGCGGGTCGGGTACGATCGCGATCGAGGCGGCGATGATGGCGCGGCGTATCGCCCCAGGGCTCGCGCGTCGGTTCGCCTCGGAGCGCTGGCCCGAGACGCCTGCTGGCACCTGGACCGCGGCGCGTCGCGCGGCCGAGGCCGAGATCCGTCCGGCCACTGGCATGCCGATCATCGCGGCGGATCGCGATGCCGGCGCCGTCGCCAACGCGCGATCGAACGCGGCGCGCGCGGGCGTGGGCGAGCAGATCGAGTTCCGCGTCGCGGCCCTCTCGGCGCTCGAGGTGCCGTCGGCGCCGCGTGGCCTGCTGATCGCGAATCCGCCGTACGGCGTCCGCGTGGGGGAGACGCCGGCGCTGCGCGACCTGTTCGCACGGCTCGGCCAGGTGGCGCGCGAGCGCTGCGAGGGTTGGCGCGTGGTGCTGCTGAGCGCCGACCGCGCGCTCGACGCGCAGGTGAAGCTCCCCTTCACCGAGGTCCTCGCAACGAGCAACGGCGGGATCGCGGTGCGGCTCGTCGCGGCGGACGTGGGGGCGGACGTGGGGGCGGCGCCGTCCCGCGGCGGAACGACGTCACGCGCCGCGACGAAGCGGTCCCGCCGCTAG
- a CDS encoding protein kinase, translating into MKPKGLSLTVKIFLSTALVVVVIIATTLAIAARQASEAADVSVNRVLGSAREAVNAQLAGSANGLRAAAEAFAENANFGALVEAAEPGDALDQAQEAGATLGAKWVQITNASGFRLAKSDEPGADTLTLGERSLEVASALGGQSTGGFGVTARNELLILEAVPIYRGTDRIVGALFAARDVDSTFAAKVKSSAASELDVVFFTSDTAGATVIAASTLGRDAEVVRAISTLPMGSADSSEARVETDLRGRHYIGLAEVLRGADGGVVGRYLMLRDRDAEFASFQRLQRSLLLTGGVGILVAALLSLLIANQITRPVGKLVEATRRAADGDYKAVIPSTSKDEIGVLAGAFRGLLADLREKQELVEFLSSADAAKTVQMRAMSATTEQRVAGVGLTPGSRFAVRYEVKEVLGEGGMGTVFKAIDTELGEVIAIKTLKQDFLSQDPTALERFKSEIRLARKISHRNVVRTHDLGENSGVYFITMEYVDGKSLKDLIRAKGKLPLPITLSVGKQLARALEVAHEQGVIHRDIKPQNMVVEPDGVLKVMDFGIARLATRKPESGVTQAGMIIGTPEYMAPEQFAGDEIDARADIYAAGCVLYECLTGRTPFQAETPYQLVAKVLEETAPSPRRLNPEVPPALEALVMAALSKDPAGRPQTALALHDRLAQIG; encoded by the coding sequence GTGAAGCCGAAGGGCCTGAGTCTCACCGTCAAGATCTTCCTCTCCACGGCGCTCGTCGTGGTGGTCATCATCGCGACGACGCTGGCCATCGCCGCGCGCCAGGCGAGCGAGGCCGCGGATGTCTCCGTGAACCGTGTCCTCGGCTCGGCGCGCGAGGCGGTGAACGCACAGCTGGCCGGGAGCGCGAACGGGCTGCGCGCCGCGGCCGAGGCCTTCGCCGAGAACGCCAACTTCGGGGCGCTCGTCGAGGCGGCGGAGCCGGGCGATGCGCTCGACCAGGCGCAGGAGGCGGGGGCGACGCTCGGGGCGAAGTGGGTGCAGATCACCAACGCGAGCGGCTTCCGCCTCGCGAAGAGCGACGAGCCGGGCGCCGACACGCTCACCCTCGGCGAGCGGTCGCTCGAGGTCGCCTCGGCGCTCGGCGGGCAGTCGACCGGCGGCTTCGGTGTCACCGCGCGGAACGAGCTGTTGATCCTCGAGGCGGTGCCGATCTACCGCGGCACCGACCGCATCGTCGGGGCGCTCTTCGCCGCGCGCGATGTCGACTCGACCTTCGCCGCGAAGGTGAAGTCGAGCGCGGCGAGCGAACTCGACGTGGTCTTCTTCACGTCCGACACGGCGGGGGCGACGGTGATCGCCGCCTCCACGCTCGGGCGTGACGCCGAGGTGGTCCGGGCCATCTCGACGCTTCCCATGGGCTCCGCGGACTCGAGCGAGGCGCGCGTGGAGACCGACCTGCGCGGCCGGCACTACATCGGGCTCGCCGAGGTGTTGCGCGGGGCCGATGGCGGCGTGGTGGGGCGGTACCTGATGCTCCGCGACCGCGACGCCGAGTTCGCGAGCTTCCAGCGCCTGCAGCGCTCGCTGCTGCTGACGGGCGGCGTGGGGATCCTCGTGGCCGCGCTGCTCTCGCTGCTCATCGCGAACCAGATCACGCGGCCGGTGGGGAAGCTCGTCGAGGCGACGCGTCGCGCCGCGGACGGCGACTACAAGGCCGTGATCCCGTCCACGAGCAAGGACGAGATCGGCGTGCTCGCCGGCGCGTTCCGCGGGCTCCTCGCCGACCTGCGCGAGAAGCAGGAACTGGTGGAGTTCCTCTCGAGCGCGGACGCCGCCAAGACGGTGCAGATGCGGGCGATGTCGGCGACGACCGAGCAGCGCGTGGCCGGCGTGGGGCTCACCCCGGGCAGCCGCTTCGCCGTGCGCTACGAGGTGAAGGAAGTGCTCGGCGAGGGCGGGATGGGGACCGTGTTCAAGGCGATCGACACCGAGCTCGGCGAGGTGATCGCCATCAAGACGCTCAAGCAGGACTTCCTCTCGCAGGACCCGACGGCGCTCGAGCGGTTCAAGAGCGAGATCCGGCTGGCGCGGAAGATCTCGCACCGCAACGTGGTGCGCACGCACGACCTCGGCGAGAACTCCGGCGTGTACTTCATCACGATGGAGTACGTGGACGGGAAGTCGCTGAAGGACCTGATCCGCGCGAAGGGGAAGCTGCCGCTGCCGATCACGCTCTCGGTGGGGAAGCAGCTCGCGCGCGCGCTCGAGGTCGCGCACGAGCAGGGGGTGATCCATCGCGACATCAAGCCGCAGAACATGGTGGTGGAGCCGGACGGCGTGCTGAAGGTGATGGACTTCGGCATCGCGCGCCTGGCGACGCGGAAGCCGGAGAGCGGCGTCACGCAGGCGGGGATGATCATCGGGACGCCGGAGTACATGGCGCCGGAGCAGTTCGCGGGGGACGAGATCGACGCCCGCGCGGACATCTACGCCGCGGGGTGCGTGCTGTACGAGTGCCTGACCGGGCGGACACCGTTCCAGGCCGAGACGCCGTACCAGCTGGTGGCGAAGGTGCTGGAGGAGACGGCGCCGAGCCCGCGGCGCCTCAATCCCGAGGTGCCCCCGGCGCTCGAGGCGCTGGTGATGGCGGCGCTGTCGAAGGATCCGGCGGGCCGGCCGCAGACGGCGCTGGCGCTGCACGACCGGTTGGCGCAGATCGGCTGA
- a CDS encoding AAA family ATPase, whose amino-acid sequence MIIDEVQHLPELFRTQRVLVDEAPSGRRFLILGSAAVELLHRSTESLAGRIAYNELPGFDLGEVGSARQDRLSVRGGFPRSFLARSEAESRGGAPPLLAHGRALPRAAMERLGTGTRIRRRAHHGPTVSRRALRDLHGAAARALVRAPRQATGALAPGPHPRQRHPPSTARRRGSRRPRERARAPRRASGRGVLLAHAGGRRTRPAGRAGPHEASSSSARRPQR is encoded by the coding sequence GTGATCATCGACGAGGTGCAGCACCTCCCGGAGCTCTTCCGCACCCAGCGCGTCCTGGTCGACGAGGCCCCCTCCGGCCGCCGCTTCCTGATCCTGGGGTCGGCTGCGGTCGAGTTGCTCCACCGATCGACTGAGTCGCTCGCCGGACGCATCGCGTATAATGAGCTCCCGGGTTTCGATCTCGGCGAGGTGGGGAGTGCGCGGCAGGACCGGCTCTCGGTGCGCGGCGGCTTCCCCCGCTCCTTCCTCGCGCGCTCGGAGGCCGAGAGCCGCGGCGGTGCTCCGCCGCTTCTGGCTCATGGTCGCGCACTACCGCGCGCAGCAATGGAACGCCTCGGAACTGGGACGCGCATTCGGCGTCGCGCACACCACGGTCCAACGGTATCTCGACGTGCTCTCCGAGACCTACATGGTGCGGCAGCTCGCGCCCTGGTTCGAGCACCTCGGCAAGCGACAGGTGCGCTCGCCCCGGGTCCTCATCCGCGACAGCGGCATCCTCCATCAACCGCTCGGCGTCGCGGATCGCGCCGCCCTCGAGAGCGCGCTCGCGCACCTCGGCGCGCGAGCGGGCGAGGCGTACTGCTGGCGCACGCAGGCGGGCGCCGAACTCGACCCGCTGGTCGTGCGGGGCCGCATGAGGCTTCGAGTTCAAGCGCACGACGACCCCAGCGTTGA
- a CDS encoding RHS repeat-associated core domain-containing protein, giving the protein MSATFRSISRAVAVSLVLASLVASGVGAQAGAPTVTISPASGEYAPGAQIAVTVTYCDNNGLDTATAVLQLDGVAVNWPKVVFPPGNPGPCLAKVTQSGTVTLSTPSRTLRASIEDTSPSPLWSGWTLVTWTTPVPWSGGTVSPEQQYLETAPATVTTLAFRVTNVGPSTQSVSSSAAGTGLDSVGVPQGPGKGGSAFSLLSGASALITVAVKSSSTNLSTGRLTLTVTNGSQVATAFSDVTSRTPAPLVSGLALLNPTGITEKSLCVTIAAGPGAAQCGDLRLAHAMPGVTTKNRFRAPTLLYSANAAQPTVLIPAELTVTSVTPNVQYTASVRITAGPDSGLVLSAGSWSSNDWGSGGRRRITASFDGSALSTGRHPYLLTIQRSAGVTDTASGELLHVNRLASPFTAGWWLAGLEQLVSYQSSNTAIERMMWIGGDGSARVFRETAVNSCIFTHDALDRPDSIVGTVSGTGCTARQRRSSNGIRVVFDDLGNHVQTINRIGETTTFTYGGGLLQTITLPTGTLARQYQLAYTNGLLDSVTAPDVPGGWRTVRIRRNTGMVVAGSSRSRILAIRESATDSVRFTYVGGSGNGAGGYRVATRADRMGIATTFTYDAANRLASASTPATASQTVTTTFRMAEGQATAQALIADSVYTRLDGPRADVTDVHKWWINRLGAPVRTRNPVGMESIVTYDATWPALAAKVIDAAGVTNTATYNARGLLTQSTVVAPFGIAQGNAVTTVKWNAVWDLPDTLTDPNGVRTARRYDVATGNLLSEWVGSDSGRATRYEYDAVTKQLLRIFTPASGTADRIQYDPELGNVAKTKSPRGDVITHTRDRIGRDTLVVVSVDVVTDTTTKVQRIVTHYDSAGRAWETITASPAMPYMLEYDAQLMDNTPVTADTQFVRTTFDREGRPLTINAFSRPDQNVWDVCDAPVGECVGVPAGTEGSYDIREYDWLGRPTKQRLGSGPKQVYYDPAGNVDSAVTRNNHVLRSKYDAANRLVQRLVPSVTYPQTNCTDMPYGIRYPSAPFPICLMKFPYYPNGADSSLVVGADTARFVFDAAGRLVRADNKDARVSRSYFAGGALMSETQRIRSYGTSNFDVTSYYQSFRYDLGGRRVAHMLPTNLAGADSIAYIYDVDRGFLRHVVHGLDRISLTLDAAGRQDSLLFAAFQSGNYVTGVVETRGYDPDGNLVGLQRVRRNGASMVPLSNSSLTRDARARIRSVASGSAAFQIDSQQTRIRYAGSGAVLASERWKTNSVWFDVEQFRATALGDVWRSRSDIGSQPTKFPVVSQFSVNGALKKRTPVRPGLNPPAEAAYTDTTATTYDLAGNAIRTVAIFQRYQDLGDRYYSASRSYYTGDNRLAVHQKYHSTDAASTGSWEEYRYDALGRRVLTRARRGTTGDPYRWMCAGSTTCDYYIERTVWDGDQVLFELRANGHDTLTAAQLDAHYSAGLSWGKVGYVHAGGIDKPLMTLDGRVPTYNWRGLPESSVWTTGAAADCSVATGGSCTTVAWPSASSVYMKQYPYAPGGSNPPQWVGTVLTDAAGSSGLMYRRNRYYDPGSGQFTQQDPIGIAGGANVYGFANGDPVNYQDPFGLCPIDKPLCNWLKATLVLVGTDLGMVAGGGAGLLGLAAGPAAAATVPAGAVAGAAVGATLGAALGGVVDAMFSESSGGAGAGGARPDEQPTSVNQMNQQVQRGQAPRNVTRVDRGKVKGEQDNVHFQGGHSLNRDGSWKHGGRELTSAERDWLTKGGFNAPK; this is encoded by the coding sequence GTGTCCGCCACCTTCCGGAGCATCAGTCGCGCAGTCGCCGTCTCCCTCGTCCTCGCAAGCCTGGTCGCCAGCGGAGTGGGGGCGCAGGCCGGCGCCCCGACCGTCACGATCAGCCCGGCATCCGGCGAGTACGCGCCGGGCGCCCAGATCGCCGTCACGGTCACGTACTGCGACAACAACGGCCTTGATACGGCGACCGCCGTGCTGCAGTTGGACGGCGTGGCGGTGAACTGGCCCAAGGTCGTGTTCCCTCCCGGGAACCCCGGGCCCTGTCTCGCGAAGGTGACGCAGTCGGGAACGGTGACACTGAGCACCCCCTCGCGCACGCTCCGGGCCTCGATCGAGGACACCTCGCCGTCGCCGCTCTGGAGTGGATGGACGCTCGTGACGTGGACCACGCCTGTGCCGTGGAGTGGAGGCACGGTCTCCCCGGAGCAGCAGTATCTGGAGACCGCGCCCGCGACCGTCACCACGCTCGCCTTCCGTGTGACGAATGTCGGACCGAGCACGCAATCGGTCTCGTCCTCGGCGGCCGGCACCGGGCTCGACTCCGTCGGTGTGCCACAGGGACCGGGCAAGGGAGGGTCCGCATTCTCGCTGCTCTCCGGCGCGAGCGCGCTCATCACGGTCGCCGTCAAGTCGTCGAGCACCAACCTCTCCACCGGGCGGCTCACGCTCACGGTCACGAACGGCAGTCAGGTCGCGACCGCCTTCTCCGACGTGACCTCGCGGACGCCCGCCCCGCTCGTCAGCGGCCTCGCGCTCCTCAACCCCACCGGCATCACGGAGAAATCGCTCTGCGTCACGATCGCGGCGGGGCCGGGTGCCGCGCAGTGCGGCGACCTTCGGCTCGCGCACGCGATGCCGGGCGTCACGACGAAGAACAGGTTCCGCGCGCCCACGCTGCTCTACTCCGCGAACGCGGCGCAACCGACAGTCCTCATCCCGGCCGAGCTGACCGTGACGTCCGTGACCCCGAATGTCCAGTACACGGCCTCGGTGCGGATCACCGCCGGTCCCGATTCCGGGCTGGTGCTGTCCGCAGGCAGCTGGTCCAGCAACGACTGGGGGTCCGGTGGCCGTCGGCGCATCACTGCGTCGTTCGATGGCTCCGCGCTGTCCACCGGCCGACACCCCTACCTTCTCACCATCCAGCGGAGCGCGGGCGTGACCGATACGGCCAGCGGCGAGTTGCTCCACGTGAACCGCCTCGCTTCGCCGTTCACGGCCGGCTGGTGGCTCGCCGGGCTCGAGCAGCTCGTCTCCTACCAGTCGAGCAACACCGCCATCGAGCGGATGATGTGGATCGGTGGCGATGGGTCCGCGCGTGTCTTCCGCGAGACCGCGGTGAACTCCTGCATCTTCACGCATGATGCGCTCGACCGGCCCGACTCGATCGTCGGCACGGTCTCGGGCACGGGCTGCACGGCGAGGCAGCGTCGGAGCAGCAATGGCATCCGGGTCGTGTTCGACGACCTCGGGAACCACGTGCAGACCATCAACCGGATCGGTGAGACGACGACGTTCACGTACGGCGGGGGGCTGCTCCAGACGATCACTCTCCCGACCGGCACGCTCGCCAGGCAGTACCAGCTGGCCTACACGAACGGACTGCTCGACAGTGTGACCGCGCCGGACGTCCCCGGTGGATGGCGCACGGTGCGCATCAGGCGAAACACCGGCATGGTCGTGGCGGGCTCGAGCCGCTCCCGGATCCTCGCGATCCGCGAGAGCGCGACCGACAGCGTGCGCTTCACCTACGTCGGCGGTTCAGGCAACGGGGCCGGCGGCTACCGGGTCGCGACACGCGCGGACCGCATGGGGATCGCGACCACCTTCACCTACGACGCGGCGAACCGCCTCGCGAGCGCGAGCACGCCGGCGACCGCATCCCAGACCGTCACGACCACCTTCCGGATGGCCGAAGGGCAGGCCACCGCGCAGGCGCTCATCGCGGACTCGGTGTATACGCGGCTCGACGGACCTCGCGCCGACGTGACCGACGTCCACAAGTGGTGGATCAATAGACTCGGGGCACCGGTGCGGACCAGGAACCCGGTCGGCATGGAGTCGATCGTCACGTACGATGCGACCTGGCCCGCGCTCGCGGCGAAGGTGATCGACGCGGCCGGCGTCACGAACACCGCCACGTACAATGCGCGCGGTCTGCTGACCCAGTCGACCGTCGTCGCGCCGTTCGGTATCGCGCAGGGGAACGCGGTCACGACGGTGAAGTGGAACGCCGTCTGGGACCTGCCGGACACGCTCACCGACCCGAACGGCGTGCGGACGGCACGCCGGTACGACGTGGCGACGGGGAATCTCCTCTCCGAGTGGGTGGGGAGCGACTCCGGGCGCGCGACGCGGTACGAGTATGACGCGGTCACCAAGCAGCTCCTGCGCATCTTCACTCCCGCCAGCGGCACGGCGGACCGGATCCAGTACGATCCCGAACTCGGCAACGTCGCGAAGACCAAGTCGCCGCGCGGCGACGTCATCACGCACACACGCGACCGAATCGGGCGCGACACGCTCGTGGTCGTGTCGGTCGACGTGGTGACCGACACGACCACGAAGGTGCAGCGCATCGTCACCCACTACGACTCGGCCGGTCGGGCATGGGAGACGATCACCGCGTCGCCCGCGATGCCGTACATGCTCGAGTACGATGCGCAACTGATGGACAACACGCCCGTCACGGCGGACACGCAGTTCGTCCGCACGACCTTCGACCGCGAAGGGAGACCGCTGACGATCAACGCGTTCAGCCGACCGGACCAGAACGTCTGGGACGTGTGCGACGCGCCGGTCGGCGAGTGCGTCGGCGTGCCTGCGGGCACGGAGGGTTCGTACGACATCCGGGAGTACGACTGGCTGGGCCGCCCGACCAAGCAGCGGCTGGGCTCGGGGCCGAAGCAGGTCTACTACGACCCCGCAGGCAATGTCGACTCCGCGGTCACCCGGAACAATCACGTCCTCCGCTCGAAGTACGATGCAGCGAACCGGCTCGTGCAGCGGCTCGTCCCGAGCGTGACGTATCCGCAGACCAACTGCACCGACATGCCGTACGGGATCCGCTATCCGTCCGCGCCCTTCCCGATCTGCCTCATGAAGTTCCCGTACTACCCGAATGGGGCGGACTCGTCGCTCGTGGTGGGCGCCGACACCGCGCGCTTCGTGTTCGACGCCGCGGGACGGCTCGTGCGCGCCGACAACAAGGACGCGCGGGTGAGCCGGAGCTACTTCGCCGGCGGCGCCCTGATGTCGGAGACCCAGCGGATCCGGAGTTACGGGACGTCGAACTTCGACGTGACCTCCTACTATCAGTCGTTCCGATACGACCTGGGCGGCCGCCGGGTCGCGCACATGCTGCCGACCAACCTCGCCGGCGCGGACAGCATCGCGTACATCTACGACGTGGACCGCGGATTCCTCCGTCACGTCGTGCACGGGCTCGACCGGATCAGCCTGACGCTCGATGCGGCGGGGCGTCAGGACTCGCTCCTCTTCGCTGCATTCCAGTCCGGCAACTACGTGACCGGGGTCGTCGAGACGCGAGGCTACGACCCGGACGGCAATCTCGTGGGGCTCCAGCGTGTGCGCCGCAACGGCGCGTCGATGGTCCCGCTCAGCAACAGCTCGCTCACGCGCGATGCGCGCGCGCGGATCCGTTCGGTGGCGTCGGGCAGCGCGGCCTTCCAGATCGACTCGCAACAGACGCGCATCCGTTACGCCGGTTCGGGTGCCGTCCTCGCGTCCGAGCGATGGAAGACGAACTCGGTCTGGTTCGATGTCGAGCAGTTCCGTGCCACCGCCCTCGGTGACGTGTGGCGTTCGCGCTCGGACATCGGCTCGCAGCCGACGAAGTTCCCGGTGGTCTCGCAGTTCAGCGTCAACGGGGCACTCAAGAAGCGGACGCCGGTCCGGCCCGGGCTGAATCCGCCTGCGGAGGCGGCCTACACCGACACGACGGCCACGACCTACGACCTCGCCGGCAACGCGATCCGGACAGTGGCGATCTTCCAGCGCTACCAGGACCTCGGTGACCGGTACTACTCCGCGTCGCGCTCCTACTACACCGGGGACAACCGGCTCGCGGTCCACCAGAAGTACCATTCCACGGATGCCGCGAGCACGGGCAGCTGGGAGGAGTACCGCTACGACGCGCTCGGGCGTCGTGTCCTCACGCGGGCCCGTCGCGGGACCACCGGTGATCCGTACCGTTGGATGTGCGCCGGCAGCACGACCTGCGATTACTACATCGAGCGGACGGTCTGGGATGGTGACCAGGTCCTCTTCGAGCTCCGTGCGAACGGTCATGACACGCTGACCGCCGCCCAGCTGGACGCGCACTACAGCGCGGGGCTGAGTTGGGGCAAGGTGGGGTACGTGCATGCCGGTGGGATCGACAAGCCGCTGATGACGCTGGACGGGCGGGTGCCGACCTACAACTGGCGCGGGCTGCCGGAGAGCTCGGTGTGGACGACGGGCGCGGCGGCGGACTGCAGCGTGGCGACGGGCGGGAGCTGCACGACCGTGGCGTGGCCCTCCGCCAGCAGCGTATATATGAAGCAGTATCCGTACGCTCCGGGGGGTTCGAACCCGCCGCAGTGGGTGGGCACGGTGCTGACGGACGCGGCGGGGAGTTCGGGGTTGATGTATCGCCGGAACCGGTACTATGATCCGGGGAGCGGGCAGTTCACGCAGCAGGACCCGATCGGGATCGCGGGTGGGGCCAACGTCTACGGCTTCGCGAATGGCGACCCGGTCAATTATCAAGATCCGTTTGGGTTGTGCCCGATTGACAAGC